The Medicago truncatula cultivar Jemalong A17 chromosome 7, MtrunA17r5.0-ANR, whole genome shotgun sequence genome includes the window cggttaaattatcatttagaAAATGAGCATTCAATTACGTACGAAGAAAACGAGGATATTCAAGAAGTCATAGAGCGATCACATAGAAAAACTACAAAGTTTTTGGCTTGGATGAAAGCAAATAAAAAGTATCCAGAAGCAAGAAATCTGACTTACAATCGATTCCCGACAAAATTCGTGTGGAAAGAAAAAGATCATGAATGGACTTTGGTTTTTCGATAGGAAGGGTCCATTTTGCTCCACTAGGTTCCGGCGAAAGATTTTATCTGAGAACTCTCTTAATCTACATCAAAGGTCCGACATCTTTCGATGACATCAAGACAGTCGACAGTGTCAAATACAATACTTTCAAGGAAGCCTGCTTCGCTATGGGGTTACTGGATGATGACAAGGAGTTTATAGACGCGATAATGGAAGCAAGTCTTTGGGGCACTGGCACTTATTTACGTAGACTCTTTGCAGAACTGATGGTATCTGATCAGTTTGCCAGACCAGAGGTTGTCTGGAATTCTACATCCGCAAGTTTAATTGATGACATTCTCCACAAACAGAGGCGGGTACTTGGAGCTCCAGGTTTATTTCATTgcttatttattacttttaattATATAAGAATTATATTCGTTCCTTCATTCTTCTCAAATAATTTTCCGTTTCTGACAGTACATGCGTTTGTCTTTACACGAAAGTAACTACcgttgttttttcaaattacatGCAATGATATTGGTATATCTAATAGTGGTTGTGTGTTTGTGCCAACTAATTATTCTAATGACAATTTAcataaattatgaatgaataacTATTTATAtcagaaattttttttttggttgaagcTGAAAAAACTTTTTAAGTGCATTCACACGTCTGTTTTTTATAAAGATTACATGAACATGGCTGTTTTTTTCCGTAgatattttcaataaacaaGTCCTGCTGATTTTTAACAACGCTGATTTGACTCCCAGAATTACGGTTGACTGATGAGTAGTTGAAGGCGTTTGCGTTGGCCGAACTAGAAATGTTGCAGAGTGCTGGGAAGAGTTTGTCTGATTTTCCTCCAATGCCAAAGGCCGATAAATCGTTGGTCCCTGATGTCGGATGTAGATTGATTTACGATGAGATGAATTATAATAAGTCTATACTAGCTGCTGAACATACCCGGTTGATGTCGACTATGACTTCGGAACAACGTAATGTATATGATACAATCATTACAAGAGTCAGGGAAGACAAgccttggtttttttttttctgtacgGATATGGTGGTATGGGGAAGACATTTATTTGGAGGGCTTTGTCAGTTGCTTTGAGGTCTGAAGGTGGGATTATTTTAGCATGTGCATCGAGTGGGATTGCTGCCTTGCCTATACTCGGTGGAAGAACTGCACATTCAAGATTCGGTATCCCTTTAATAATCGACGAGACCTCAATGTGTGGAGTTAGCCCAAATACACCGTTGGCATCGATGGTGATTAAGGCTAAACTTATCATATGGGATGAAGTGCCGATGATGCACAAACATTGTTTCGAAGCACTTGATCGATCCTTAAGAGATGTTCAACAGACCGTAGATGAGAGAAACAAGGACATACCATTTGGTGGTAAGGTTGTTGTCTTAGGTGGAGATTTCAGACAGATATTACCAATCATGCCCAAAGCTACCAGACTAGAGATTGTCAATGCTTCAGTTAACTCATCTAATTTATGGAGGTACTGTGAAGTCCTTACGCTTACAAAAAATATGAGGGTTCTAAGCGGCGCATCTGAAGCGGACATTGAAGAGAGGAAGTTGTTTTCTGACTGGGTTTTAAGGGTTGGGGATGGTACAATTGGGGAAATCAATGATGTCGACATATCCGTTGAAATCCTGTCCGACTTGCTTATTCCAAGTTCAGGTAATCCTATTGCATCTATTGTTGAAAGCAGTTACCCAAATTTGTTAGGAAACATTGGTAAAGCAGAATATTTTCAAAGTAGAGCAATATTGGCACCAAAGAATACAATTGTTGATCAGGTTAATGATTATGTGTTAGACTTGATTCCTGATGaggaaaaaatttatttgagttATGATACACCTTATCGTGAAAACCTAGACGGTGACACGATGAACGACATCCATACGCCTGAGTTTCTCAACACCATTTTTGCGTCCGGATTGTCAAATCATAGGATTCGATTGAAAGTAGGAGTACCTGTGATGTTATTGAGGACCATAGATCAAAATTTGGGCTTATGTAACGGTACAAGATTGATTATTACAAAGATTGGGTAAATTTGTGCTCGAGGCAGAGGTAATATCTGGATCTAATATAGGTGAAAAAGTGTTTACTCCAAGGTTATCGCTACGACCGTCTGATACTAGAATTCCGTTCAAGTTTAAACGAAGGCAGTTTCCGTTGTCtgtctcatttgcaatgactattaacaagagtCAGGGTCAGTCTTTGAAAAATGTTGGTGTCTATCTACCGTCTCCTGTTTTTTCACATGGACAATTGTACGTCGCAATATTGAGGGTTACTTCGAGGTATGGTTTCAAGATATTGATCAATGATGAGGACGGT containing:
- the LOC120577017 gene encoding ATP-dependent DNA helicase RRM3-like; amino-acid sequence: MGLLDDDKEFIDAIMEASLWGTGTYLRRLFAELMVSDQFARPEVVWNSTSASLIDDILHKQRRLKAFALAELEMLQSAGKSLSDFPPMPKADKSLVPDVGCRLIYDEMNYNKSILAAEHTRLMSTMTSEQRNTFIWRALSVALRSEGGIILACASSGIAALPILGGRTAHSRFGIPLIIDETSMCGVSPNTPLASMVIKAKLIIWDEVPMMHKHCFEALDRSLRDVQQTVDERNKDIPFGGKVVVLGGDFRQILPIMPKATRLEIVNASVNSSNLWRYCEVLTLTKNMRVLSGASEADIEERKLFSDWVLRVGDGTIGEINDVDISVEILSDLLIPSSGNPIASIVESSYPNLLGNIGKAEYFQSRAILAPKNTIVDQVNDYVLDLIPDEEKIYLSYDTPYRENLDGDTMNDIHTPEFLNTIFASGLSNHRIRLKVGVPAEVISGSNIGEKVFTPRLSLRPSDTRIPFKFKRRQFPLSVSFAMTINKSQGQSLKNVGVYLPSPVFSHGQLYVAILRVTSRYGFKILINDEDGQDTDVTSNVTLDFLFFNNRVDVMEIV